A single uncultured Acetobacterium sp. DNA region contains:
- a CDS encoding HD domain-containing phosphohydrolase codes for MDEYYSPKNKKEITRESIIGLGENSFKKNYYSELQTKLLDLERVNSRTKALIATIPDILLISNGKGQITPLNASYNNDSNVILEIMRNRILMSDLKQVIEQVNETKTLSTYYFSMPFNEALHYFEVRIQISAFEEVLIMIRDMTERITMENKLRDMAEKDSLTHVTNRLFFETELAKINSRDIENLTILLLDIDGLKFVNDTLGHLMGDQVIVSASQMITQSFQPLGIVSRVGGDEFGVIIKNQLLEAIETALEKMNANLRIFNELPDATFKISLSYGYSYHASGSVNTDFLFQEADNNMYQNKLLKESSTRNNLVKTLMKALEAKDYVTEGHTNRMDTLSTLIGHALRLPQNIMDRIQLLTKFHDIGKVGIPDSILKKPAGLTPDEWKVMKTHCTIGERIANESSELKEISHLILKHHERWDGAGYPLGLTAEEIPIECRVLSIVDSYDAMTNDRPYRAALTPNTAIKEILSCAGSQFDPKLVGIFDQVIAKHLRPQ; via the coding sequence ATGGACGAATATTACAGCCCCAAAAATAAAAAAGAAATAACCCGGGAATCCATCATCGGACTTGGGGAAAACTCCTTTAAAAAAAATTATTACTCTGAATTGCAAACCAAGCTTCTGGATTTAGAGCGGGTCAACAGCCGTACCAAGGCTTTAATTGCCACCATTCCGGATATTTTGCTGATCAGTAATGGCAAAGGCCAGATCACGCCATTAAACGCTTCATACAATAACGATTCCAATGTTATTTTGGAGATCATGCGAAACCGGATCCTGATGTCTGATTTAAAGCAGGTAATTGAACAAGTTAATGAAACGAAGACACTGTCAACCTACTATTTTTCAATGCCATTTAATGAAGCCCTGCATTATTTTGAAGTCCGAATCCAAATTTCAGCTTTTGAAGAGGTGCTGATTATGATCCGCGATATGACCGAACGGATCACCATGGAAAACAAACTTCGGGATATGGCTGAAAAAGATTCACTCACCCACGTTACCAACCGTTTGTTTTTTGAAACCGAACTGGCCAAAATAAATAGCCGGGATATTGAGAACTTAACGATTCTGCTGCTGGATATTGATGGTCTTAAATTTGTCAATGATACGCTTGGTCATTTAATGGGCGACCAGGTGATTGTTTCGGCCAGCCAGATGATCACTCAGAGTTTTCAACCATTGGGCATTGTTTCGCGGGTCGGCGGTGATGAATTTGGCGTCATTATCAAAAATCAACTGCTGGAAGCAATTGAGACCGCACTGGAAAAAATGAACGCCAACTTAAGAATTTTTAATGAACTACCTGATGCAACCTTTAAAATATCCCTTTCCTATGGTTATTCCTATCATGCTTCGGGATCTGTCAACACCGATTTTCTTTTTCAGGAAGCTGATAATAACATGTATCAGAACAAGTTACTGAAGGAGTCCAGCACCCGCAACAACCTGGTCAAGACGTTGATGAAAGCGCTGGAAGCCAAGGATTATGTCACCGAAGGCCACACCAATCGGATGGATACATTGTCCACACTCATCGGTCATGCCCTCCGTCTACCGCAAAATATCATGGATCGCATTCAGCTATTAACTAAATTTCATGATATCGGCAAGGTTGGCATTCCCGACAGTATTCTGAAAAAGCCGGCTGGTTTAACCCCGGATGAATGGAAAGTCATGAAAACCCACTGCACCATCGGCGAACGCATCGCCAATGAGTCCTCAGAGCTCAAAGAAATTTCTCATCTGATTCTTAAGCACCATGAACGCTGGGATGGTGCCGGTTATCCTTTGGGACTTACGGCTGAAGAGATCCCCATTGAATGTCGGGTTTTATCAATTGTAGATTCCTATGATGCCATGACCAATGACCGTCCTTATCGAGCAGCGCTCACTCCCAACACCGCCATTAAAGAAATCCTTTCCTGCGCCGGATCTCAATTTGATCCCAAATTGGTCGGCATATTTGATCAAGTTATTGCTAAACATTTAAGGCCTCAGTAA
- a CDS encoding iron-containing alcohol dehydrogenase codes for MTETLLELRKFVVPEIIIGVDARLLIGRYISHFNSKKPMIVTDKAIQEFEWFHQTINEIRSHVEKLYFFDETTPNPKDFEAMLGADLFLSLGCDLLIAIGGGSSIDCAKCISIVASNGGNILDYEGVDEVKMPGPPLICIPTTAGSSADVSQFAIIKDTSTNIKRAIISKKVVPDLALIDPVPLMTMDFYLTACTAMDALTHAIEAYVSNTHSALSDVHALESIRLINQEIENSVNSERTIETMFQLMLGSLQAGLAFSNASLGAVHAMSHSMGGLLDLPHGECNSILLEHIIRINFDTVPLRYRDIAKQLGLSVDNLSDSDLIELIVDRIVSMRENLHIPSSIVVNALDVNTVEYLVENALNDPCMVTNPRVLTKDEVRIIYGRILQPQK; via the coding sequence ATGACTGAAACACTATTGGAACTTAGAAAATTCGTAGTCCCGGAAATAATAATCGGGGTTGACGCCCGATTATTGATTGGACGCTACATATCACATTTTAATTCTAAAAAACCGATGATCGTAACCGATAAAGCGATTCAGGAGTTTGAATGGTTCCACCAAACCATTAACGAAATCCGATCGCATGTCGAAAAACTCTACTTTTTTGATGAAACGACCCCGAACCCCAAGGATTTTGAAGCCATGCTTGGAGCTGATCTGTTTTTATCGCTGGGCTGTGATTTGCTCATTGCCATTGGCGGTGGCAGTTCCATTGACTGCGCCAAATGCATCAGCATTGTAGCTTCAAACGGCGGTAATATTCTGGACTATGAAGGTGTTGACGAGGTGAAAATGCCCGGTCCACCGCTAATTTGTATTCCCACCACCGCCGGTTCTTCTGCCGATGTTTCCCAATTTGCCATTATTAAAGATACGTCCACCAATATTAAACGAGCGATTATCAGCAAAAAAGTCGTCCCCGATCTGGCGCTGATTGACCCGGTTCCCCTGATGACCATGGATTTCTACCTCACCGCCTGCACTGCGATGGATGCCTTAACCCATGCCATTGAAGCCTATGTATCCAATACCCATTCAGCCCTGTCCGATGTCCATGCCCTGGAATCGATCCGCCTGATCAATCAGGAAATTGAAAACTCGGTCAATTCCGAGCGTACGATTGAAACCATGTTTCAATTAATGCTTGGGTCCCTTCAAGCCGGTTTAGCTTTTTCCAATGCCAGTCTGGGCGCTGTCCATGCCATGTCCCACTCGATGGGCGGTCTTTTGGATCTTCCCCATGGCGAATGCAACAGTATCCTCCTAGAGCATATTATCCGGATTAATTTTGATACCGTTCCGTTGCGCTATCGAGATATTGCTAAACAATTGGGGTTATCTGTCGATAACCTGAGCGATTCCGATCTGATTGAATTGATTGTTGACCGGATCGTTTCGATGCGGGAAAATTTACATATCCCCTCCAGCATTGTGGTGAACGCGCTTGATGTAAACACCGTCGAGTATTTAGTAGAAAATGCCCTTAACGACCCATGTATGGTAACCAATCCAAGGGTTTTGACAAAAGATGAGGTGAGAATTATCTATGGACGAATATTACAGCCCCAAAAATAA